One Globicephala melas chromosome 4, mGloMel1.2, whole genome shotgun sequence genomic window carries:
- the NAA50 gene encoding N-alpha-acetyltransferase 50 isoform X2 — translation MKGRIELGDVTPHNIKQLKRLNQVIFPVSYNDKFYKDVLEVGELAKLAYFNDIAVGAVCCRVDHSQNQKRLYIMTLGCLAPYRRLGIGTKMLNHVLNICEKDGTFDNIYLHVQISNESAIDFYRKFGFEIIETKKNYYKRIEPADAHVLQKNLKVPSGQNADVQKTDN, via the exons CCGGATCGAGCTGGGAGATGTGACACCACACAATATTAAGCAGTTGAAGAGATTAAACCAGGTGATCTTTCCAGTCAGCTACAATGACAAGTTCTATAAGGATGTGCTGGAGGTTGGCGAGCTAGCAAAACTTG CCTATTTCAATGATATTGCAGTAGGTGCAGTATGCTGTAGGGTGGATCATTCACAGAATCAGAAGAGACTTTACATCATGACACTAGGATGTCTGGCACCATACCGAAGGCTAGGAATAG GAACTAAAATGTTAAATCATGTCTTAAACATCTGTGAAAAAGATGGCACTTTTGACAACATCTATCT GCATGTCCAGATCAGCAATGAGTCTGCAATTGACTTCTACAGAAAGTTTGGCTTTGAGATTATTGAGACAAAGAAGAACTACTATAAGAGGATAGAGCCAGCTGATGCTCATGTGCTGCAGAAAAACCTCAAAGTCCCTTCTGGCCAGAACGCAGATGTGCAGAAGACAGACAACTGA
- the NAA50 gene encoding N-alpha-acetyltransferase 50 isoform X1 codes for MKGSRIELGDVTPHNIKQLKRLNQVIFPVSYNDKFYKDVLEVGELAKLAYFNDIAVGAVCCRVDHSQNQKRLYIMTLGCLAPYRRLGIGTKMLNHVLNICEKDGTFDNIYLHVQISNESAIDFYRKFGFEIIETKKNYYKRIEPADAHVLQKNLKVPSGQNADVQKTDN; via the exons TAGCCGGATCGAGCTGGGAGATGTGACACCACACAATATTAAGCAGTTGAAGAGATTAAACCAGGTGATCTTTCCAGTCAGCTACAATGACAAGTTCTATAAGGATGTGCTGGAGGTTGGCGAGCTAGCAAAACTTG CCTATTTCAATGATATTGCAGTAGGTGCAGTATGCTGTAGGGTGGATCATTCACAGAATCAGAAGAGACTTTACATCATGACACTAGGATGTCTGGCACCATACCGAAGGCTAGGAATAG GAACTAAAATGTTAAATCATGTCTTAAACATCTGTGAAAAAGATGGCACTTTTGACAACATCTATCT GCATGTCCAGATCAGCAATGAGTCTGCAATTGACTTCTACAGAAAGTTTGGCTTTGAGATTATTGAGACAAAGAAGAACTACTATAAGAGGATAGAGCCAGCTGATGCTCATGTGCTGCAGAAAAACCTCAAAGTCCCTTCTGGCCAGAACGCAGATGTGCAGAAGACAGACAACTGA